In Choloepus didactylus isolate mChoDid1 chromosome X, mChoDid1.pri, whole genome shotgun sequence, a genomic segment contains:
- the TLR8 gene encoding toll-like receptor 8 isoform X2 encodes MTLQSPLLIGVFLLILGSCESFTEANYSRSYPCDERKQNASVIADCNNRRLQEVPQTVGRYVTELELAGNLITRITNESFKGLQNLTKINLNHNVNLQHQNENPDMNKNGMNITDGAFLNLKNLRELLLEDNQLPRIPAGLPRSLRGLSLIQNNITLVTKKTTSGLRNLERLYMGWNCYFGNHCKKTFDIEDGAFERLTNLKVLSLSFNTLVHVPPKLPNSLRELYLSNTKIKNISQEDLKGLRNLRLLDLSGNCPRCFNAPFPCEPCEGGASIEIHHLAFQTLTQLRYLNLSSTSLREIPPSWFDNMPHLKVLHLEFNYLVQEIATGAFLMKLSSLQTLDLSFNYVKTEYPQYINISQNFCNLSSLQVLHLKGYVFQELRKEDFEPLMKLPKLKTINLGINFIKQIDFTLFQHFPNLTTIYLSENRISPLVNDRQNFANSPSFQSHILKPRSADSEFDPHLNFYHTTNPLIKPQCTAYGKALDLSLNSIFFIGKKQFEAFHDIACLNLSSNGNGQVLHGTEFSAVPHVKYLDLTNNKLDFADDNALSELPNLEVLDLSYNCHYFRIAGVTHRLGFLQNLTQLKVLNLSHNSIYTLTEFELKSMSLEELAFRGNRLDLLWHTEDDRYWKLFKFLSNLTRLDLSFNNLQRIPNEAFLNLPQSLTELYINDNKLNFFNWSLLQQFPHLCLLDLSQNELSTLTNSLSTFTNSLQTLLLRKNRISHLPSGFLSEASSLLHLDLSSNLLRMIKKSTLHTKTATNLAILDLRENPFDCTCDIGDFRRWMDENLNVTIPKLIDAVCASPGDQRGKSIVSLELTACVSDTIAAILFSFTFFTTTMVILVALAHHLFYWDVWFIYNMCLAKIKGYRSLSTSQTFYDAYISYDTKDASVTDWVINDLRFHLEESEGKNVLLCLEERDWDPGLAIIDNLMQSINQSKKTIFVLTKKYATNWNFKTAFYLALQRLMDENMDVIIFILLEPVLQHSQYLRLRQRICKSSILRWPDNPKAEGLFWQSLKNMVLTENDSRYNNLYVDSIKQY; translated from the coding sequence ATGACCCTTCAGTCTCCACTTCTCATCGGTGTTTTCCTGCTAATCTTGGGCTCCTGTGAGTCCTTCACTGAAGCAAATTATTCTAGAAGCTATCCTTGCgatgagagaaaacaaaatgcctCTGTTATTGCGGACTGCAACAATCGTCGACTGCAAGAAGTTCCCCAAACAGTGGGCAGATACGTGACAGAACTAGAACTGGCTGGTAATTTAATCACACGCATAACAAATGAATCATTTAAAGGGCTGCAAAATCTTACTAAAAtaaatctaaaccacaatgtAAATCTACAGCACCAGAATGAAAATCCTGATATGAATAAAAATGGCATGAACATTACAGACGGGGCATTCCTTAACCTAAAAAACCTAAGGGAGTTACTGCTTGAAGACAACCAGTTGCCAAGAATACCTGCTGGCTTGCCAAGGTCTTTGAGAGGACTCAGTCTAATTCAAAACAATATAACTTTGGTAACTAAAAAGACCACTTCAGGACTTAGGAACTTGGAACGTCTCTATATGGGCTGGAACTGCTATTTTGGCAATCACTGTAAAAAAACTTTTGACATAGAAGATGGAGCATTTGAAAGGCTTACGAATTTGAAGGTGCTATCACTGTCTTTCAATACTCTTGTCCACGTGCCACCAAAACTGCCAAACTCCCTAAGAGAACTTTATCTTAGCAACACCAAGATCAAAAACATCAGTCAAGAAGACCTCAAGGGATTGAGAAATTTAAGATTACTAGATTTAAGTGGGAACTGTCCACGGTGCTTCAATGCACCATTTCCATGCGAACCTTGTGAAGGGGGTGCTTCGATTGAGATACATCATCTTGCTTTTCAAACCCTGACCCAACTTCGCTACCTAAACCTCTCTAGTACTTCTCTCCGGGAGATTCCTCCAAGCTGGTTTGATAATATGCCTCATCTGAAGGTGCTGCATCTTGAATTCAACTACTTAGTGCAAGAAATAGCCACTGGggcatttttaatgaaattgtcCTCCTTACAAACACTTGACTTATCTTTTAACTATGTAAAGACTGAATATccacaatatattaatatttccCAAAACTTCTGTAATCTTTCATCTCTTCAGGTATTGCATTTAAAAGGTTATGTGTTCCAGGAACTCAGAAAAGAAGATTTCGAGCCCCTGATGAAGCTCCCCAAATTAAAAACCATCAACCTGGGCATTAACTTTATTAAGCAAATTGATTTTACCCTTTTCCAACATTTCCCCAACCTGACAACTATTTATTTGTCAGAAAACAGAATATCACCCTTGGTAAATGATAGGCAAAATTTTGCAAACAGTCCTTCTTTCCAAAGTCATATCCTTAAACCACGCTCAGCAGATAGCGAGTTTGACCCGCATTTGAATTTTTATCATACCACCAATCCTTTAATAAAGCCACAATGCACCGCTTATGGCAAAGCCTTAGATTTAAGCTTGAACAgtattttctttattgggaaaaAGCAATTTGAAGCATTTCATGACATTGCCTGCTTGAATCTGTCTTCAAATGGCAATGGTCAAGTGCTACATGGAACTGAATTTTCAGCCGTGCCTCATGTAAAATATTTGGATTTGACAAACAATAAATTAGACTTTGCTGATGACAATGCTCTCAGTGAACTGCCCAATTTAGAAGTTCTGGATCTCAGCTATAATTGCCATTATTTCAGAATAGCAGGAGTAACACATCGTCTAggatttcttcaaaatttaaCACAGCTGAAAGTTTTAAACTTGAGCCACAACAGCATTTATACTTTAACAGAATTTGAGCTGAAAAGCATGTCTCTGGAAGAATTAGCCTTCAGAGGAAACCGCCTCGACCTTTTGTGGCACACCGAAGACGACAGGTACTGGaagctttttaaatttctcagcaATCTGACACGGCTTGACTTATCCTTCAATAACCTTCAGCGTATCCCAAATGAAGCATTCCTTAACTTGCCCCAGAGCCTCACTGAACTATACATAAATGATAATAAGTTAAATTTCTTTAACTGGTCTTTACTCcagcagtttcctcatctctgctTGCTTGACTTAAGTCAAAACGAGCTCTCGACTTTAACTAATAGCCTATCTACATTTACAAATTCTCTTCAAACCCTGCTGCTGAGAAAAAACAGAATTTCCCACCTGCCCTCTGGTTTTCTTTCTGAAGCCAGCAGTCTGCTACACCTCGATTTAAGTTCCAATCTGCTAAGGATGATCAAAAAATCCACACTGCACACTAAGACTGCCACCAATCTGGCTATTTTGGATCTAAGAGAAAATCCTTTTGACTGTACCTGTGACATTGGAGACTTTcgaagatggatggatgaaaatCTGAACGTCACGATTCCTAAATTGATAGACGCCGTCTGCGCCAGCCCTGGGGATCAGAGAGGGAAGAGTATTGTGAGTCTGGAGCTAACAGCTTGTGTTTCAGATACCATCGCGGCAATCCTGTTTTCCTTCACATTCTTTACCACCACCATGGTTATCCTGGTCGCCCTGGCACACCATTTGTTTTACTGGGATGTCTGGTTTATCTACAATATGTGTTTAGCTAAGATAAAAGGCTACAGGTCTCTTTCTACCTCCCAAACTTTCTATGACGCTTACATTTCTTATGACACCAAAGATGCCTCCGTTACCGACTGGGTGATAAACGATCTGCGCTTCCACCTAGAGGAGAGTGAAGGCAAAAACGTCCTCCTTTGCTTAGAGGAGAGGGATTGGGACCCCGGACTAGCCATCATCGATAACCTCATGCAAAGCATCaaccaaagcaaaaaaacaaTATTTGTGCTAACCAAAAAATACGCAACCAACTGGAACTTTAAAACGGCTTTCTATTTGGCCTTGCAGAGGTTAATGGATGAGAATATGGATGTGATCATATTTATTTTGCTGGAGCCAGTGTTACAGCATTCTCAGTATTTGAGGCTGCGGCAAAGGATCTGTAAAAGCTCCATCCTCCGGTGGCCCGACAACCCCAAGGCAGAAGGCTTGTTTTGGCAAAGTCTGAAAAACATGGTCTTAACTGAAAATGATTCCCGGTATAACAATTTGTATGTTGATTCTATTAAGCAATACTAA
- the TLR8 gene encoding toll-like receptor 8 isoform X1 codes for MENMTLQSPLLIGVFLLILGSCESFTEANYSRSYPCDERKQNASVIADCNNRRLQEVPQTVGRYVTELELAGNLITRITNESFKGLQNLTKINLNHNVNLQHQNENPDMNKNGMNITDGAFLNLKNLRELLLEDNQLPRIPAGLPRSLRGLSLIQNNITLVTKKTTSGLRNLERLYMGWNCYFGNHCKKTFDIEDGAFERLTNLKVLSLSFNTLVHVPPKLPNSLRELYLSNTKIKNISQEDLKGLRNLRLLDLSGNCPRCFNAPFPCEPCEGGASIEIHHLAFQTLTQLRYLNLSSTSLREIPPSWFDNMPHLKVLHLEFNYLVQEIATGAFLMKLSSLQTLDLSFNYVKTEYPQYINISQNFCNLSSLQVLHLKGYVFQELRKEDFEPLMKLPKLKTINLGINFIKQIDFTLFQHFPNLTTIYLSENRISPLVNDRQNFANSPSFQSHILKPRSADSEFDPHLNFYHTTNPLIKPQCTAYGKALDLSLNSIFFIGKKQFEAFHDIACLNLSSNGNGQVLHGTEFSAVPHVKYLDLTNNKLDFADDNALSELPNLEVLDLSYNCHYFRIAGVTHRLGFLQNLTQLKVLNLSHNSIYTLTEFELKSMSLEELAFRGNRLDLLWHTEDDRYWKLFKFLSNLTRLDLSFNNLQRIPNEAFLNLPQSLTELYINDNKLNFFNWSLLQQFPHLCLLDLSQNELSTLTNSLSTFTNSLQTLLLRKNRISHLPSGFLSEASSLLHLDLSSNLLRMIKKSTLHTKTATNLAILDLRENPFDCTCDIGDFRRWMDENLNVTIPKLIDAVCASPGDQRGKSIVSLELTACVSDTIAAILFSFTFFTTTMVILVALAHHLFYWDVWFIYNMCLAKIKGYRSLSTSQTFYDAYISYDTKDASVTDWVINDLRFHLEESEGKNVLLCLEERDWDPGLAIIDNLMQSINQSKKTIFVLTKKYATNWNFKTAFYLALQRLMDENMDVIIFILLEPVLQHSQYLRLRQRICKSSILRWPDNPKAEGLFWQSLKNMVLTENDSRYNNLYVDSIKQY; via the coding sequence GAAAACATGACCCTTCAGTCTCCACTTCTCATCGGTGTTTTCCTGCTAATCTTGGGCTCCTGTGAGTCCTTCACTGAAGCAAATTATTCTAGAAGCTATCCTTGCgatgagagaaaacaaaatgcctCTGTTATTGCGGACTGCAACAATCGTCGACTGCAAGAAGTTCCCCAAACAGTGGGCAGATACGTGACAGAACTAGAACTGGCTGGTAATTTAATCACACGCATAACAAATGAATCATTTAAAGGGCTGCAAAATCTTACTAAAAtaaatctaaaccacaatgtAAATCTACAGCACCAGAATGAAAATCCTGATATGAATAAAAATGGCATGAACATTACAGACGGGGCATTCCTTAACCTAAAAAACCTAAGGGAGTTACTGCTTGAAGACAACCAGTTGCCAAGAATACCTGCTGGCTTGCCAAGGTCTTTGAGAGGACTCAGTCTAATTCAAAACAATATAACTTTGGTAACTAAAAAGACCACTTCAGGACTTAGGAACTTGGAACGTCTCTATATGGGCTGGAACTGCTATTTTGGCAATCACTGTAAAAAAACTTTTGACATAGAAGATGGAGCATTTGAAAGGCTTACGAATTTGAAGGTGCTATCACTGTCTTTCAATACTCTTGTCCACGTGCCACCAAAACTGCCAAACTCCCTAAGAGAACTTTATCTTAGCAACACCAAGATCAAAAACATCAGTCAAGAAGACCTCAAGGGATTGAGAAATTTAAGATTACTAGATTTAAGTGGGAACTGTCCACGGTGCTTCAATGCACCATTTCCATGCGAACCTTGTGAAGGGGGTGCTTCGATTGAGATACATCATCTTGCTTTTCAAACCCTGACCCAACTTCGCTACCTAAACCTCTCTAGTACTTCTCTCCGGGAGATTCCTCCAAGCTGGTTTGATAATATGCCTCATCTGAAGGTGCTGCATCTTGAATTCAACTACTTAGTGCAAGAAATAGCCACTGGggcatttttaatgaaattgtcCTCCTTACAAACACTTGACTTATCTTTTAACTATGTAAAGACTGAATATccacaatatattaatatttccCAAAACTTCTGTAATCTTTCATCTCTTCAGGTATTGCATTTAAAAGGTTATGTGTTCCAGGAACTCAGAAAAGAAGATTTCGAGCCCCTGATGAAGCTCCCCAAATTAAAAACCATCAACCTGGGCATTAACTTTATTAAGCAAATTGATTTTACCCTTTTCCAACATTTCCCCAACCTGACAACTATTTATTTGTCAGAAAACAGAATATCACCCTTGGTAAATGATAGGCAAAATTTTGCAAACAGTCCTTCTTTCCAAAGTCATATCCTTAAACCACGCTCAGCAGATAGCGAGTTTGACCCGCATTTGAATTTTTATCATACCACCAATCCTTTAATAAAGCCACAATGCACCGCTTATGGCAAAGCCTTAGATTTAAGCTTGAACAgtattttctttattgggaaaaAGCAATTTGAAGCATTTCATGACATTGCCTGCTTGAATCTGTCTTCAAATGGCAATGGTCAAGTGCTACATGGAACTGAATTTTCAGCCGTGCCTCATGTAAAATATTTGGATTTGACAAACAATAAATTAGACTTTGCTGATGACAATGCTCTCAGTGAACTGCCCAATTTAGAAGTTCTGGATCTCAGCTATAATTGCCATTATTTCAGAATAGCAGGAGTAACACATCGTCTAggatttcttcaaaatttaaCACAGCTGAAAGTTTTAAACTTGAGCCACAACAGCATTTATACTTTAACAGAATTTGAGCTGAAAAGCATGTCTCTGGAAGAATTAGCCTTCAGAGGAAACCGCCTCGACCTTTTGTGGCACACCGAAGACGACAGGTACTGGaagctttttaaatttctcagcaATCTGACACGGCTTGACTTATCCTTCAATAACCTTCAGCGTATCCCAAATGAAGCATTCCTTAACTTGCCCCAGAGCCTCACTGAACTATACATAAATGATAATAAGTTAAATTTCTTTAACTGGTCTTTACTCcagcagtttcctcatctctgctTGCTTGACTTAAGTCAAAACGAGCTCTCGACTTTAACTAATAGCCTATCTACATTTACAAATTCTCTTCAAACCCTGCTGCTGAGAAAAAACAGAATTTCCCACCTGCCCTCTGGTTTTCTTTCTGAAGCCAGCAGTCTGCTACACCTCGATTTAAGTTCCAATCTGCTAAGGATGATCAAAAAATCCACACTGCACACTAAGACTGCCACCAATCTGGCTATTTTGGATCTAAGAGAAAATCCTTTTGACTGTACCTGTGACATTGGAGACTTTcgaagatggatggatgaaaatCTGAACGTCACGATTCCTAAATTGATAGACGCCGTCTGCGCCAGCCCTGGGGATCAGAGAGGGAAGAGTATTGTGAGTCTGGAGCTAACAGCTTGTGTTTCAGATACCATCGCGGCAATCCTGTTTTCCTTCACATTCTTTACCACCACCATGGTTATCCTGGTCGCCCTGGCACACCATTTGTTTTACTGGGATGTCTGGTTTATCTACAATATGTGTTTAGCTAAGATAAAAGGCTACAGGTCTCTTTCTACCTCCCAAACTTTCTATGACGCTTACATTTCTTATGACACCAAAGATGCCTCCGTTACCGACTGGGTGATAAACGATCTGCGCTTCCACCTAGAGGAGAGTGAAGGCAAAAACGTCCTCCTTTGCTTAGAGGAGAGGGATTGGGACCCCGGACTAGCCATCATCGATAACCTCATGCAAAGCATCaaccaaagcaaaaaaacaaTATTTGTGCTAACCAAAAAATACGCAACCAACTGGAACTTTAAAACGGCTTTCTATTTGGCCTTGCAGAGGTTAATGGATGAGAATATGGATGTGATCATATTTATTTTGCTGGAGCCAGTGTTACAGCATTCTCAGTATTTGAGGCTGCGGCAAAGGATCTGTAAAAGCTCCATCCTCCGGTGGCCCGACAACCCCAAGGCAGAAGGCTTGTTTTGGCAAAGTCTGAAAAACATGGTCTTAACTGAAAATGATTCCCGGTATAACAATTTGTATGTTGATTCTATTAAGCAATACTAA